A single window of uncultured Sunxiuqinia sp. DNA harbors:
- a CDS encoding TonB-dependent receptor — MKLTALFVILVVSQALAISSYSQTARLSLDMTNSTVKDALFEIERNTDFFFLYSNDLIDVDRKIDLVFTNKKIDEVLDAVFQETNIRYSIKDRQIILKPVSASGSSDMRLSQQAVDVNGTVTDPTGFPLPGVTVLKKGTTSGTITDGNGNYSISEVSADATLIFSFIGMKSQEVFVDGRTKIDVVLQEETIGLDEVVAIGYGSVKKADLTGSVSSVDRQKLEKANKVDAISALEGQTAGVVIQRTDNKPGSGGFNIRIRGASTINSNQTADQGGFNPGQNPLFIVDGIFVDDISFLNPGDIERMDILKDASATAIYGSRGSNGVILIETKQGKEGKLRITYNNYFGFKQAYHLPAMQDATGYVELVKDAVVGNEFAAGNLDYRKSDVVLSDFLDSEELQNVADGVNIDWVDLILVNGFQTNHTLNLNGGNDKTVYSAGLGYTNDNGTLGGEDFTRYNIRGSLSSDLSSWLNFSIANYVTYAIQNTGSWEGFRSAYRLKPIGRPYNDDGSLRYHPIEKEGQVTNPLFEPDNITKETKYLQWLGDIALEITPVKDLTITSKFSPNIKFTRYGEYRGLYSKSVSGNASNRRAQVNNFNYLSYSWDNIINYKYKTGIHSFDITAVMSRFLERNEEYKAQVRDFTTDDYLFHNMDAGLDIRELSSDFSKQTLESYTGRLSYNLLDKYLVTLTGRYDGASILSDENKWAFFPSAAFAWKMMEEDFMKGQKFLSNAKLRLSYGQTGNNGQGGGLKPLGSKSLLSSSATNLGGSSVSTAYITGLANKDLTWEKTTEMNLGFDFGILDNRVFGSIDVYNRQTSGIIFFTPLPTVTGYSGTYDNVGESTNKGIEIGLNTVNIDKNDFEWTTNFNFATNKNSIDKLYGDLDEIIFNVSGTNLIHKVGEAIGSIYDYEFDGIWQLDEVAEAAKYGQTPGQVRVKDLNNDGEITPDKDRKVLGQVTPKWTGGLTSNMNYKNFDFSFSIITSQGNEMSSNFHSNTSFPWDGDPSRLFNGYDVDYWTPTNQIDSWYQPGNGGNYQQVIKYKDISYTKVGYITVGYTLPKYILDKINVGSLRVYATVQNPFIITPYDGWDPENAGRNSWGAAFMSRTYLAGISLNF; from the coding sequence ATGAAACTCACAGCTCTTTTTGTTATCCTCGTGGTAAGTCAGGCACTCGCGATTAGCTCTTATTCGCAAACAGCACGCCTGAGCTTGGATATGACAAACTCTACCGTTAAAGATGCGTTGTTTGAAATTGAAAGAAATACAGATTTCTTTTTCTTATACAGTAACGACTTAATTGATGTTGATCGTAAGATTGACTTGGTGTTTACCAATAAAAAGATTGATGAAGTATTGGATGCCGTTTTTCAGGAAACCAATATCAGGTATTCAATTAAAGACCGACAAATTATTCTAAAACCTGTGAGTGCGAGCGGTTCAAGTGATATGCGTTTATCACAGCAGGCGGTTGATGTTAATGGAACAGTAACTGATCCAACCGGTTTCCCATTGCCAGGTGTAACTGTTCTGAAAAAAGGAACCACCAGTGGAACAATAACTGATGGCAATGGTAATTATTCTATTTCAGAGGTTTCTGCAGATGCTACTTTGATTTTTTCATTTATAGGAATGAAAAGTCAGGAAGTCTTTGTTGATGGTCGTACAAAAATTGATGTTGTTCTACAGGAAGAAACGATTGGTCTTGACGAGGTTGTTGCAATTGGTTACGGATCGGTTAAGAAAGCGGATTTAACTGGATCTGTATCTTCAGTGGATCGTCAGAAGTTGGAAAAAGCAAACAAGGTAGATGCGATTTCAGCACTTGAGGGACAAACAGCAGGTGTTGTTATTCAGCGTACCGATAACAAACCGGGGTCTGGAGGTTTTAATATTCGTATTCGTGGTGCGAGCACGATCAACTCAAACCAAACTGCAGATCAGGGAGGTTTTAATCCTGGACAAAACCCACTGTTTATTGTCGACGGTATTTTTGTTGATGATATTTCATTTCTGAATCCGGGAGATATTGAACGAATGGATATCCTTAAGGATGCTTCAGCTACTGCAATTTATGGTTCCAGAGGTAGTAACGGGGTAATTTTGATTGAAACGAAGCAAGGAAAAGAAGGAAAATTAAGAATTACTTATAACAACTACTTTGGATTTAAACAGGCTTATCATTTACCTGCAATGCAAGACGCTACCGGTTATGTAGAGTTGGTAAAAGATGCTGTTGTCGGAAACGAGTTCGCAGCAGGCAACCTGGATTATCGTAAGAGTGATGTTGTTCTTTCTGACTTTTTAGACTCTGAGGAGCTCCAAAATGTTGCCGATGGGGTAAATATCGATTGGGTTGATTTAATTCTGGTTAATGGTTTTCAAACTAACCATACCCTTAATTTGAATGGAGGTAATGATAAGACTGTTTATTCTGCGGGTCTCGGATATACCAACGATAATGGTACACTGGGCGGAGAGGATTTTACAAGATATAACATAAGGGGTAGCTTGTCGTCAGACTTATCCAGCTGGTTAAATTTCAGTATAGCAAATTACGTAACTTATGCAATTCAAAATACGGGAAGCTGGGAAGGCTTTAGAAGTGCATATCGATTGAAGCCTATCGGCCGACCCTATAATGACGATGGGTCTCTACGCTATCATCCAATTGAAAAAGAAGGGCAGGTTACAAATCCATTGTTTGAGCCTGATAATATTACCAAAGAGACTAAATACCTTCAATGGCTGGGTGATATCGCCTTAGAGATTACTCCGGTAAAAGACTTAACAATTACCTCTAAATTTTCGCCAAATATTAAATTTACACGTTATGGCGAATACCGAGGTTTGTATTCAAAAAGTGTAAGTGGAAATGCTTCAAACAGAAGAGCTCAGGTAAACAATTTTAATTATTTATCATACTCTTGGGATAATATTATCAATTATAAATACAAGACAGGAATTCATTCTTTTGATATCACTGCGGTAATGTCAAGATTCCTTGAACGCAATGAGGAGTATAAAGCCCAAGTCAGAGACTTCACAACCGATGATTACTTATTTCACAATATGGATGCAGGTCTAGATATTAGAGAGCTGTCTAGTGATTTTTCAAAGCAAACATTGGAATCTTACACAGGACGTTTAAGTTATAATCTATTGGACAAATATCTCGTTACCTTAACAGGTCGTTACGACGGAGCATCGATATTGTCAGACGAGAATAAATGGGCTTTCTTCCCATCAGCAGCCTTTGCTTGGAAAATGATGGAGGAAGATTTCATGAAAGGCCAAAAATTTCTTTCGAATGCAAAACTGAGATTGAGTTATGGGCAAACCGGAAACAACGGCCAAGGTGGAGGATTAAAACCACTCGGTTCAAAATCGTTGTTGAGTAGCAGTGCAACTAATCTTGGTGGATCGTCTGTGTCAACTGCTTATATTACAGGATTAGCCAACAAAGATCTAACTTGGGAGAAAACAACAGAAATGAACCTTGGATTTGACTTTGGAATTTTAGATAATAGGGTATTCGGTTCTATTGATGTATATAACAGACAAACTTCAGGTATCATCTTTTTTACTCCCCTACCTACAGTTACCGGTTATAGTGGAACCTACGATAACGTAGGAGAATCTACAAATAAAGGAATTGAAATAGGTTTAAACACTGTAAATATTGATAAGAATGATTTCGAGTGGACGACAAATTTCAATTTTGCGACAAATAAGAATTCCATTGACAAGCTTTATGGAGATCTTGATGAGATTATCTTTAATGTCTCAGGTACCAATTTAATTCATAAAGTTGGAGAAGCAATTGGTTCTATTTATGACTATGAATTCGATGGTATTTGGCAGTTGGATGAGGTCGCAGAAGCAGCAAAGTACGGACAAACACCTGGGCAGGTTCGAGTAAAAGATTTGAATAATGATGGTGAAATTACTCCAGATAAAGACCGAAAAGTTTTGGGGCAGGTTACTCCTAAATGGACCGGTGGTCTAACAAGTAACATGAACTATAAGAACTTTGACTTTTCGTTCTCGATAATTACCAGCCAGGGAAATGAAATGTCTAGTAATTTCCACAGTAATACGTCGTTCCCTTGGGACGGTGATCCATCGAGACTTTTTAATGGTTATGATGTAGATTACTGGACTCCGACAAATCAGATCGATAGTTGGTATCAACCAGGTAATGGAGGAAACTATCAACAGGTAATTAAGTACAAAGATATTTCGTACACAAAAGTTGGATATATCACAGTAGGATATACGCTTCCAAAATACATCTTGGACAAAATCAATGTAGGAAGTTTGAGAGTATACGCGACAGTACAGAATCCTTTCATTATTACACCTTATGATGGTTGGGATCCGGAAAATGCTGGTAGAAACTCTTGGGGTGCTGCCTTTATGTCGCGTACCTATCTAGCCGGTATTAGTTTAAATTTCTAA
- a CDS encoding RagB/SusD family nutrient uptake outer membrane protein, with amino-acid sequence MKYINTKILGLLLAVGVLVASCDSYLEEENMTSLSIGTAKSNPQTFDQLVASVYERARETTTHYQPDMYYQLEDLGTDIVTRGGTVSGTNDINDYVNFYSTNWTIHVYWSNQYSIIAAANVAIETADEIEGVESATKAIGIGEAKFFRAMAYFNLVENYGGVPIILKQVTTAQTNFTRESEEAVYTQIIQDLRDALAGVQETPNEYGRVSKDAVRHFLSKVLLTRGYKSFGASSDFTEAASLAETVISNHELVSSFESLVSIDNQRNSEVVFAYLFGTNSVSRGWGNSKHMMYKFRFYDYPGLSRTVQGLTPMPTPFYYSLFEDDDQRAEATFTRILYATEDYEAVVYGDTVNMVVGDTAMYFPKVAWSAAEKAAVPYKVINPGDYLRSDGITPVHYPMFKKFDDPTVPFTQPDQSSQGERDMVVMRSGEAYLIAAEAYLESSNTTDAAARLTELRARAGLTTAVAPGDVTIDLILDERARELAGEVNRWMDLKRTGTLIERTLSHNPHAAFNNALTSKHLLRPIPQTEIDNSGGSITQNDGY; translated from the coding sequence ATGAAATATATAAATACAAAAATATTAGGATTACTGCTGGCCGTTGGTGTATTAGTTGCCAGTTGTGATAGCTATCTGGAGGAAGAAAATATGACCTCTTTGAGTATTGGGACAGCTAAATCCAATCCTCAAACATTTGATCAACTTGTTGCTTCTGTCTATGAAAGAGCAAGAGAAACAACTACGCATTACCAGCCTGATATGTATTATCAGCTCGAGGATTTAGGAACTGATATTGTAACACGTGGTGGGACCGTTTCGGGAACAAATGACATTAACGACTATGTGAATTTCTACTCAACGAACTGGACAATACATGTATACTGGTCCAACCAGTACAGTATTATTGCAGCAGCTAATGTTGCAATAGAAACAGCTGACGAAATTGAAGGCGTTGAATCTGCTACTAAAGCGATCGGTATTGGTGAAGCCAAGTTTTTTAGGGCAATGGCGTATTTTAATCTGGTTGAGAATTATGGAGGAGTTCCTATCATATTAAAGCAGGTTACAACGGCTCAAACAAATTTCACACGCGAATCTGAAGAAGCTGTATATACTCAAATTATTCAGGATCTTCGTGATGCTTTAGCCGGAGTTCAGGAAACTCCAAATGAATATGGCCGAGTTTCAAAGGATGCAGTAAGACACTTTTTATCAAAAGTATTATTAACCCGAGGCTACAAATCTTTTGGAGCCAGTTCTGATTTTACTGAAGCAGCTTCTTTGGCCGAGACGGTTATTTCGAATCATGAGTTGGTTAGTTCTTTTGAAAGTTTGGTAAGTATCGATAACCAACGGAATTCGGAAGTCGTATTTGCCTATTTGTTTGGAACGAACTCTGTTAGTAGAGGCTGGGGAAATTCTAAACACATGATGTATAAGTTTAGGTTCTATGATTATCCAGGTTTATCCAGAACTGTTCAAGGCCTTACGCCAATGCCGACACCTTTTTATTACTCTCTTTTCGAAGATGATGATCAGCGCGCTGAAGCAACATTTACAAGAATACTTTATGCAACGGAAGACTATGAAGCTGTTGTTTACGGAGACACTGTAAATATGGTGGTTGGCGATACTGCTATGTACTTTCCAAAAGTTGCATGGTCAGCAGCTGAAAAAGCTGCGGTGCCTTATAAAGTAATCAACCCAGGAGATTATCTTAGAAGTGATGGTATTACACCTGTTCACTATCCGATGTTTAAGAAGTTTGATGATCCGACAGTTCCTTTTACACAGCCCGATCAATCTTCGCAAGGAGAACGAGATATGGTTGTAATGAGGAGTGGAGAAGCTTATTTGATTGCTGCAGAAGCTTACCTAGAATCATCGAATACGACTGACGCAGCAGCTCGCCTTACTGAGTTGCGTGCCAGAGCAGGTTTGACGACCGCTGTTGCTCCTGGTGATGTTACTATCGACCTGATTCTTGACGAAAGAGCCAGAGAGCTCGCCGGAGAAGTAAACAGATGGATGGACTTGAAGAGAACAGGTACGTTGATTGAAAGGACTTTATCGCATAATCCGCATGCGGCTTTCAATAACGCACTCACATCAAAACACCTCTTGAGACCTATTCCTCAAACCGAAATCGATAATAGCGGTGGCAGTATCACTCAAAATGACGGATACTAG
- a CDS encoding GH92 family glycosyl hydrolase yields the protein MRFLQLVTLIFCLSGCQKSSQQYSVIDYVNPLIGTAPSTTTSALKHGEGTENNSQVVPFVTVPFGMTNWTPQTKDTETKCIAPYYYTDSVIQGFRGSHWLSGSCVQDYGSMTIMPVSGQLKWLPEKRGSAFSHDKETASPDYYTVHLNDYNIEAEMTATKRCGLFKFTFENGGESHLVLNPNSDEAQGFIKILPERNEIVGYNPVHRIYQGWGDPAGFNGYFVARISHDFEKYGTYQNSLISEMTTELADQAKLGAWISFNLEEHETVFVEIGTSFTSIDQARKNLDAETADVDFDQAKEQLRGSWESLLAKVQVEGEDEEAKVKLYTALYHSFLQPRTFNDVDGSYPNFGGGGEIRNSGDRDYYDDFSMWDTYRASHPLFNLLVPEKNADMMYSLLDKAKQGNWLPIFPCWNSYTSAMIGDHVIAVIADAYMKDIIDLNDDQYRFLLKNAFQSPETFAEYQKGKGRRAIESYLKYGYIPMEDSVQESFHVKEQVSRTLEYAFDDFALSQVAKKRGDSIHFTELLSRALNYQNVYNKADSCVRGRYVDRTFVADFNKFIRQPYITEGTPYQYTWYVPQDIGGLMQLMGGAEGFNKNLDHFHASGQYWHGNEPGHQIPFLYNYSGQPWKTQQIVSEIMKTEYGADAGGLSGNDDAGQMSAWYVFAALGFYPVCPSVPEYVISGPHFDKITIQLNNGNGIVINSPGASSGKNCIQSLKVNGQQTDRNFLNHFDLMKGGTLDFEMGNQPNKLWGTALDARPYSLSNE from the coding sequence ATGAGATTTTTACAACTAGTTACTTTGATTTTTTGTTTGTCCGGATGTCAGAAGTCCAGTCAACAATATAGCGTTATTGATTACGTAAACCCATTGATTGGCACGGCGCCCTCCACGACTACCAGTGCTCTAAAACACGGAGAGGGAACTGAAAACAATTCGCAGGTTGTTCCTTTTGTTACCGTTCCTTTTGGTATGACAAACTGGACTCCGCAAACTAAAGATACTGAGACCAAGTGCATTGCTCCTTACTATTATACTGATTCGGTGATCCAGGGATTTCGTGGAAGCCACTGGCTGAGCGGCTCCTGTGTGCAGGACTATGGGAGCATGACCATTATGCCGGTGTCAGGACAGCTGAAATGGCTTCCCGAAAAGCGTGGTTCTGCTTTTTCGCATGACAAGGAAACAGCATCACCAGATTATTATACCGTACATCTGAACGATTATAATATTGAGGCGGAAATGACAGCGACTAAACGCTGTGGCCTTTTTAAATTCACGTTTGAAAATGGTGGTGAGTCGCATTTGGTGTTGAACCCAAATAGCGACGAAGCACAAGGTTTCATTAAAATTCTTCCCGAAAGAAACGAAATTGTGGGGTATAATCCCGTCCATCGGATCTACCAAGGCTGGGGCGATCCGGCTGGATTTAATGGTTATTTTGTAGCTCGTATCAGTCATGATTTCGAAAAGTATGGCACTTATCAGAACAGCCTGATCAGCGAAATGACGACCGAACTGGCAGACCAAGCCAAGCTGGGAGCTTGGATTTCCTTCAACTTAGAGGAGCATGAAACGGTTTTTGTTGAAATTGGTACGTCTTTTACCAGTATTGACCAAGCGCGCAAAAATCTGGATGCCGAAACCGCAGATGTTGATTTTGATCAGGCCAAGGAACAACTGAGAGGTAGTTGGGAAAGCCTGCTGGCAAAAGTTCAGGTTGAGGGAGAGGACGAAGAGGCAAAAGTGAAATTATACACAGCGCTTTACCATAGCTTTTTGCAGCCGCGAACGTTTAACGATGTTGATGGCTCGTACCCGAACTTTGGCGGCGGCGGAGAAATACGTAACTCAGGAGATCGAGACTATTACGACGATTTTTCGATGTGGGATACTTATCGTGCTTCACATCCACTGTTCAATTTACTGGTTCCTGAAAAGAATGCTGATATGATGTACAGCTTGCTTGATAAAGCAAAACAAGGGAATTGGTTACCGATTTTCCCTTGTTGGAATAGCTATACTTCGGCGATGATTGGCGACCATGTAATAGCAGTGATTGCGGATGCTTACATGAAAGATATTATCGATTTGAATGATGATCAATACCGTTTTTTGTTGAAAAATGCCTTTCAATCTCCGGAAACATTCGCCGAATACCAGAAAGGTAAAGGGCGTCGGGCTATTGAGTCGTATTTGAAATACGGTTACATTCCCATGGAAGACAGTGTGCAGGAATCTTTTCACGTGAAGGAGCAAGTTTCTCGGACTTTAGAGTACGCTTTTGATGACTTTGCCTTAAGCCAGGTTGCTAAAAAGCGCGGCGATTCAATTCATTTTACTGAATTACTGAGTCGTGCCCTAAACTACCAAAACGTATACAACAAGGCCGACTCGTGTGTGCGAGGCAGATATGTTGACAGAACGTTCGTCGCTGATTTTAATAAGTTTATCAGGCAACCATACATTACCGAAGGTACGCCATACCAATACACTTGGTATGTACCACAAGACATTGGTGGATTGATGCAATTGATGGGGGGCGCCGAAGGCTTCAACAAGAATCTGGATCATTTCCATGCGTCCGGGCAATACTGGCATGGTAATGAGCCGGGGCACCAAATCCCTTTTTTATATAACTATTCCGGACAGCCATGGAAAACTCAGCAAATTGTTTCTGAAATCATGAAAACTGAATACGGAGCTGATGCAGGAGGTTTAAGTGGTAACGACGATGCAGGACAGATGTCGGCCTGGTATGTGTTTGCCGCACTTGGGTTTTATCCGGTTTGTCCATCAGTTCCTGAATATGTGATTTCCGGCCCACATTTCGATAAAATTACAATTCAACTTAATAATGGGAATGGCATTGTGATTAACTCTCCGGGTGCATCATCAGGTAAAAATTGCATTCAGTCGTTGAAAGTGAATGGGCAACAAACAGATCGAAACTTTCTTAATCATTTTGACCTGATGAAAGGTGGAACATTGGATTTTGAAATGGGTAACCAACCGAACAAATTATGGGGGACAGCTCTAGATGCTCGCCCATATTCTTTATCGAATGAGTAA
- a CDS encoding GH92 family glycosyl hydrolase produces the protein MMRHKLVKQGILIFTLFFTTVAQAQLHQFVDPKIGSEGLGNVFIGPSCPYGMVKPGPDNSVGANSGYSPDKDKAIYGFSQLHVSGTGGGPKYGNVSVMPFSGDLGSIELESLRGDEQVELGYYSVMLQKWTIQTQITTSDRAAFYHFSFQPEEEKNVKIDLGKFLGEPAIPDPDARESQQFVGSEVEVVSDSEVRGYTRIRGGWNNGSAYTVYFAAVFDQPFTEFTSWKGTRLYPGKKIQVDSGDKTGVLLAFDGSNEDLQMKIGISFLSPLKARANIDQEIAHWDFDQTLAETREKWETIFKRVEVDQDAAPELRAMFYTGLYHTMLMPVDRTGENPFWENHGPYYDDFYAIWDTYRSSSPLITLLTPSRQVNIVNAMLQIYKRDGYMPDARSGNSNGRTQGGSNGEVVIADAFVKDLPGINYKVGLAAMLKDATIPPGGNEEKEGRGGLTDYNRLGYVSTDFVRAGNRTLEYAYNDYCLAMVAKGIKRKGEYWRFIEQADNWQNLWRDIEDHGSRGFIMPKDAHGNWVDSIQCAANNGRISYVPYTPVAQDWPICVCWWCGFFYEASSWEYSLSVPHDVAKLVELSGGREAFRKRLDTLFDKKLYNVANEPSFMSPNLYHWIGRPDLSNDRIHRIIDTHYDSSPSGIPGNDDSGAMSSWLAFHLMGLYPNAGQSYYLINSPWFKKTVIHQENGKDFTIEAKNLSAKNKYIQSAKLNGEDFPKAWIEHEDIIMGGTLVLEMGPVPQKWGTEILPPSKSDQEI, from the coding sequence ATGATGAGGCATAAATTAGTCAAACAAGGCATCTTGATTTTCACTCTGTTTTTCACAACTGTTGCGCAGGCGCAGTTACACCAATTTGTCGATCCGAAGATTGGTTCCGAGGGGTTGGGGAACGTGTTTATTGGTCCGTCCTGTCCTTACGGAATGGTGAAGCCGGGACCTGATAATTCGGTTGGAGCAAACAGCGGCTACTCTCCTGACAAGGACAAAGCGATTTATGGGTTTAGCCAGTTGCATGTAAGTGGTACAGGCGGCGGCCCGAAGTATGGAAATGTTTCAGTCATGCCATTCTCCGGAGATTTAGGGTCGATTGAGCTGGAGTCGTTGAGAGGCGACGAACAGGTAGAATTGGGATATTACAGTGTGATGCTCCAAAAGTGGACTATTCAAACTCAAATAACAACTTCTGACCGTGCTGCTTTCTATCATTTTTCGTTTCAACCCGAAGAAGAAAAAAATGTAAAAATTGACTTAGGTAAGTTTTTGGGCGAACCGGCTATTCCGGATCCTGATGCCCGCGAGTCTCAGCAATTTGTTGGTTCCGAAGTTGAAGTTGTTTCGGATTCTGAAGTTCGGGGATATACCCGAATTCGTGGTGGTTGGAACAACGGAAGCGCTTACACCGTTTATTTTGCGGCTGTTTTTGATCAGCCTTTTACAGAATTTACAAGTTGGAAGGGCACAAGATTATACCCGGGAAAGAAAATTCAGGTTGACTCCGGCGATAAAACAGGAGTACTGCTTGCTTTTGATGGCTCAAACGAAGATTTACAGATGAAAATTGGCATTTCGTTTTTAAGTCCATTGAAGGCGCGAGCCAACATCGATCAGGAAATAGCTCACTGGGATTTTGATCAGACACTGGCTGAAACGCGCGAAAAATGGGAAACTATTTTCAAACGGGTTGAAGTAGATCAGGACGCGGCTCCTGAGTTGAGAGCAATGTTTTACACCGGACTTTATCACACCATGCTGATGCCCGTTGATCGAACCGGGGAAAATCCGTTTTGGGAAAATCATGGTCCGTATTACGATGATTTTTATGCCATTTGGGATACCTACCGTTCTTCTAGTCCGCTGATTACTTTGCTCACACCTTCGCGTCAGGTCAATATTGTAAATGCCATGCTACAGATTTATAAGCGTGATGGCTACATGCCCGACGCCCGCAGTGGGAACAGCAATGGTCGTACCCAAGGAGGTTCGAATGGAGAAGTGGTGATTGCCGATGCTTTTGTGAAAGACTTGCCCGGCATTAATTATAAAGTGGGACTGGCAGCCATGCTGAAAGATGCAACCATTCCTCCCGGAGGCAATGAGGAAAAGGAGGGGCGAGGCGGACTCACAGACTATAATCGCTTGGGCTATGTTTCAACCGACTTTGTACGTGCTGGCAACCGCACGCTCGAATATGCTTACAACGACTATTGCCTGGCAATGGTTGCCAAAGGAATTAAGCGGAAAGGGGAATACTGGCGATTTATCGAGCAGGCAGACAACTGGCAAAACTTGTGGCGTGATATTGAAGATCATGGGTCTCGCGGTTTTATTATGCCTAAAGATGCTCATGGCAATTGGGTAGATAGTATTCAATGTGCGGCAAACAATGGCAGAATAAGCTATGTGCCTTACACGCCGGTGGCTCAAGATTGGCCAATTTGTGTTTGTTGGTGGTGTGGATTCTTTTACGAAGCCAGCTCGTGGGAGTATTCGTTGTCGGTGCCGCACGATGTGGCTAAGTTAGTTGAACTTTCGGGTGGAAGGGAAGCTTTCCGCAAGCGTTTGGATACGCTCTTCGACAAAAAACTTTACAATGTTGCCAATGAACCGTCATTCATGAGTCCGAACCTTTATCATTGGATTGGTCGTCCGGATTTAAGCAACGATCGCATTCATCGGATCATCGATACTCACTACGACAGCAGTCCCAGTGGTATTCCCGGAAACGATGATTCTGGAGCCATGTCGTCTTGGTTGGCTTTTCACCTGATGGGGCTTTATCCCAACGCCGGACAATCGTATTATCTGATCAATTCACCTTGGTTTAAAAAGACAGTGATTCATCAGGAAAACGGCAAGGATTTTACGATTGAAGCCAAAAACCTATCGGCGAAAAATAAGTACATTCAATCGGCGAAACTCAACGGAGAGGACTTTCCGAAAGCGTGGATTGAACATGAAGATATTATAATGGGAGGAACATTAGTTCTGGAGATGGGGCCCGTTCCGCAGAAATGGGGAACGGAGATCCTTCCTCCTTCAAAATCAGATCAAGAAATATAA
- a CDS encoding family 43 glycosylhydrolase produces the protein MNSTKKEKQDSTQLITNPVIDGYFADPSIVKEEDTFYIYATIDPWGGDELAVFSTRDFIHFDRHHLNWPSKDACTSPNSNSSMVWAPAVQKAPNGKYYMYVSVGSEIWAGVSDAPLGPWKNVKTDNSPFISAPDFPEVHNIDADCFIDDDGQAYLYWGSGFNWVNGVCMAGKLNPDMISFAEEPVDVTPNHYFEAPHMIKRFGKYYLMFSDGKAIDSTYKIEYAVGDSPIGEFDEGVNSPILKSTLDSMIVGPGHHAVFREGKQDYILYHRIYPQGEEYVLRQLCVDSLKFDADHNILKIEPQGIQPFTIPQGARK, from the coding sequence ATGAATTCTACAAAAAAAGAAAAGCAGGACAGCACTCAGTTGATCACCAATCCAGTTATTGATGGCTATTTTGCCGATCCGTCTATCGTCAAAGAAGAAGACACCTTTTACATTTATGCAACTATCGATCCTTGGGGGGGAGATGAACTTGCCGTATTTTCAACCAGGGACTTCATTCATTTTGATCGCCACCATTTAAACTGGCCAAGCAAAGACGCCTGTACAAGTCCAAATTCTAACAGTTCTATGGTGTGGGCTCCTGCAGTTCAAAAAGCTCCCAACGGGAAATATTATATGTACGTATCGGTGGGAAGTGAAATTTGGGCAGGAGTGAGCGACGCTCCTTTAGGGCCATGGAAAAATGTTAAGACAGATAATTCTCCTTTTATTTCGGCACCTGACTTCCCCGAGGTACACAACATTGATGCAGACTGTTTTATTGATGATGACGGACAGGCATACCTTTATTGGGGGTCGGGTTTTAATTGGGTAAACGGGGTTTGTATGGCTGGCAAATTAAATCCGGATATGATATCTTTTGCAGAGGAGCCTGTTGATGTGACCCCGAATCACTATTTTGAAGCTCCACATATGATTAAACGCTTCGGCAAATATTATCTGATGTTCTCTGATGGAAAAGCTATTGATTCGACCTATAAAATCGAATATGCTGTTGGAGACTCGCCTATAGGGGAGTTTGATGAAGGTGTCAATAGCCCGATTTTGAAAAGCACATTGGACAGCATGATTGTGGGCCCCGGGCATCATGCGGTGTTTCGCGAAGGGAAACAGGACTATATTTTGTATCACCGGATTTATCCGCAGGGCGAGGAATACGTCTTACGGCAGTTGTGTGTCGACAGTCTGAAATTTGATGCCGATCACAATATTTTGAAAATAGAACCTCAAGGTATTCAACCATTCACAATTCCCCAGGGAGCACGGAAATAG